The following coding sequences are from one Nicotiana tomentosiformis chromosome 3, ASM39032v3, whole genome shotgun sequence window:
- the LOC138907633 gene encoding uncharacterized protein — translation MAYFDESMTGIASNYYMDQEISHWHVWDNLARDFVRQFQYNIYSVPDRNSLLNMKKKPTESFCEYAIKWREKPARVKPPMDYTKMITVFLQAQEANYFQNMMSTMGKTFVGAIKIGEIVENSLKSRRIMS, via the coding sequence ATGGCGTACTTCGATGAAAGTATGACTGGAATTGCTTCAAATTACTACATGGATCAAGAGATCTCGCACTGGCATGTGTGGGATAATTTAGCCCGAGATTTTGTCAGGCAGTTTCAGTACAACATATACAGTGTGCCTGATAGAAATTCCTTGTTAAACATGAAGAAGAAACCCACAGAGAGCTTCTGCGAGTATGCTATCAAATGGCGGGAGAAGCCGGCGAGGGTCAAGCCGCCCATGGATTACACCAAAATGATAACTGTTTTCCTTCAAGCCCAAGAGGCgaactattttcaaaacatgatgtctACCATGGGCAAAACTTTTGTAGGGGCAATAAAGATAGGAGAAATAGTCGAGAATAGTTTGAAATCCAGAAGGATTATGAGCTAG